The window AAGTTTTTTAATTAAGAACACTCTATGTTCGTTAGGAATTTTTTCTTGGTAAGTGGAGGATATAGTGTACGCTGTTATTCTGGCTGGGGGTAAGGGTAAAAGATTTTGGCCGGCAAGCAAGGCAAAAGAACCGAAACAGTTTCTTAAGATAAACGGCGACCGGAGTATGCTGTCGATAACCTTCAATAGACTGGCTTCCGTTCTTTCTAAAGAGAAAATATTTCTTATCACCGTTGAGGATCAGTTGGAACTGATAAAAGAAGAACTTCCTGAAATTTCTTTTGAAAATATATTCACCGAACCCGCGGGGAGGAATACAGCCCCGGCGCTGGCTATTGCCGCCCTTTTGGTTAAGAAGCGCGGCGGCGATGAACCTTTTCTGGTTTGCCCGGCTGACCATTTAATAGAAAATACTGACAATTTTTATGATTCAGTAAAGAGAGCAGCGAGATTAGCGGAGAAAAACGACTTTATGGTGACATTCGGAATAAAACCGAAATATCCCGCCACCGGTTATGGATATATTCAGGCTGGCGAAGAACTTGATATGGAAACCGGAAATATTTTTTACAGGGTTGAGCGCTTTCACGAGAAACCGGATCGAAAACTGGCTGTAAAATTTATCGAAACAGGTGGATATTATTGGAACAGCGGCATGTTTATGTGGAGACCTTCTGTTTATCTGCTGGCCTGGTCGCGTTTTCTGCAGTCGGGGAATGACGCTCTTATGAGGATTGATGAATCGATAGGAAAGAAAGAAATGCAAAAGGTTGTCCGCGAGGAATATCCACATCTTCCATCTACTTCCGTCGATTACGGAATTCTGGAAAAGGCAGATAATGTTGTTGTTATTCCAGTAGATCTAGGTTGGAATGATGTCGGCAGCTGGGATGCCCTATATGATATTTTCCCAAATGATAGTTCCGGAAATGTTAAAATCGGAAAATCTAAGCTGGTTGATTCTAAAGACTGTCTTTTTTTCAACCCTGATGGATTTACCGCCGCCGTCGAAGTTGAGGATATTATTGTGATTTCTGACGGCGCCAACATTCTTGTCTGCAAAAAGGGAAAGAGTGAGAGAGTTCGTGAAATTGTTGAATTTGCTGAAAAAGAGGGATTGAATAAACTTCTGTAGAATCTGAAGGAGGTTTTGTTATGTCACGCAACTTGTTTACAGTAATAATAGTTATCTGCGCGGTGAGCTTTATCGCGGGATGTAAGGGAGGGGATGATATTGAAGTTAAATCCGGTTTGGTCGCGAGACTGGATGATGAAGTCATAAAAGAGAGAGAACTTAAGGCCAGGATGAAATCCCTTCCTTACAGTCAGAAGAAGAAATATGAAGGAGAAGCCGGAAGGGCGGAACTTGTAGATGAAATGATCAAGGAAAGAGTTCTTTACAAGGCAGCTCTTGAAAATAAGATTCAGAATAAGGAAAGTATAAGAACAAAACTGGATTATGCCAGGCGGGCAATT of the Candidatus Krumholzibacteriota bacterium genome contains:
- a CDS encoding sugar phosphate nucleotidyltransferase, which produces MYAVILAGGKGKRFWPASKAKEPKQFLKINGDRSMLSITFNRLASVLSKEKIFLITVEDQLELIKEELPEISFENIFTEPAGRNTAPALAIAALLVKKRGGDEPFLVCPADHLIENTDNFYDSVKRAARLAEKNDFMVTFGIKPKYPATGYGYIQAGEELDMETGNIFYRVERFHEKPDRKLAVKFIETGGYYWNSGMFMWRPSVYLLAWSRFLQSGNDALMRIDESIGKKEMQKVVREEYPHLPSTSVDYGILEKADNVVVIPVDLGWNDVGSWDALYDIFPNDSSGNVKIGKSKLVDSKDCLFFNPDGFTAAVEVEDIIVISDGANILVCKKGKSERVREIVEFAEKEGLNKLL